Proteins encoded in a region of the Nitrospira sp. genome:
- a CDS encoding O-antigen translocase, whose protein sequence is MSPSPHCLTETTKVATVEKDSYGQILKSSAVIGGASAINIAIGIIRTKAMAVLLGPDGFGLMGVYGSIANLAQSIAGMGINSSGVRQIAEAVGSGETERIARTAVVLRRTSVFLGILGAVVLVVCSRQISAVTFGDDQHAVAVALLSLVVYFSLVSGAQGALIQGMRYIADLARMGILGSFFGLLISIPLVYFLREKGVVPSLIGIAAVTLITSWWYSRKVQIGFPAMRRSQVRHEAAALLKLGFAFMASGVFTLGAAYAVRTMVLRMVGLEAAGYYHAAWTLGGLYVGFILQAMGADFYPRLTGVAGDNAECNRLVNEQTQISLLLAGPGVIATLTFASVVIAVFYSTEFGAAVEVLRWICLGTTLQVITWPMGFVIVAKGAKRIFFLVELAWTVVNIGFSWICVSTFGLNGAGIAFFTSYVFHWLLIYPVVRRLSGFRWSAANSKIGLLFLSLIATVFCGFYVLPTLLAIGVGTSAMILYSVYSIRALVNLISLDRIPSPILRLFVWFRLAT, encoded by the coding sequence ATGTCTCCTTCACCACATTGTTTGACAGAAACGACGAAGGTGGCCACGGTCGAGAAAGATAGTTACGGCCAGATTCTAAAGAGTTCGGCAGTGATCGGCGGTGCATCCGCCATCAACATCGCCATCGGAATTATTCGTACCAAGGCGATGGCGGTGCTTCTGGGACCGGATGGTTTCGGATTGATGGGCGTGTATGGATCGATTGCCAATCTTGCGCAGAGCATTGCTGGCATGGGGATCAACAGCAGTGGCGTGCGCCAGATCGCCGAGGCGGTCGGTTCAGGTGAAACAGAGCGGATCGCACGAACCGCTGTTGTGCTGAGACGAACCTCCGTCTTCCTGGGAATATTGGGCGCTGTTGTGCTGGTTGTGTGTTCCAGGCAGATATCTGCCGTAACTTTTGGCGACGACCAACACGCCGTCGCCGTGGCGCTATTGTCTCTCGTTGTGTACTTCAGCTTAGTATCCGGCGCTCAAGGGGCGTTGATCCAGGGTATGCGGTACATCGCTGACCTCGCCAGGATGGGGATTTTGGGTTCCTTTTTCGGCCTGTTGATCAGCATACCTCTGGTGTATTTCCTGCGCGAGAAGGGGGTGGTGCCATCCCTTATCGGCATTGCCGCGGTGACGCTCATTACCTCTTGGTGGTACAGCCGGAAGGTACAGATCGGGTTCCCTGCGATGAGGAGATCACAGGTCAGGCATGAAGCAGCCGCATTATTAAAACTAGGCTTCGCTTTCATGGCAAGCGGAGTTTTTACGCTGGGGGCGGCATACGCCGTCCGCACGATGGTACTCCGCATGGTAGGACTTGAGGCGGCCGGATACTATCACGCTGCATGGACATTAGGTGGCCTCTATGTGGGCTTCATTTTGCAGGCCATGGGAGCGGACTTTTATCCTCGCTTGACCGGCGTGGCTGGGGATAATGCCGAGTGCAACCGGTTGGTGAACGAACAGACGCAGATCAGCCTCCTGCTGGCGGGGCCCGGCGTGATCGCCACGCTTACTTTTGCATCCGTGGTGATCGCTGTGTTCTACAGCACAGAGTTTGGTGCGGCTGTGGAAGTCCTGCGTTGGATATGTCTTGGCACCACCCTCCAGGTGATCACGTGGCCGATGGGGTTTGTTATTGTGGCAAAAGGAGCGAAAAGAATCTTTTTCTTGGTCGAGCTGGCTTGGACTGTCGTTAACATCGGTTTTTCGTGGATCTGCGTGAGCACATTTGGTTTGAACGGAGCAGGCATCGCATTCTTTACATCGTATGTCTTTCACTGGCTTCTGATCTATCCAGTCGTCCGGCGACTCAGCGGGTTTCGCTGGTCAGCTGCGAACAGTAAAATCGGTCTGCTCTTCCTCTCCTTAATCGCGACAGTGTTTTGCGGTTTTTACGTTCTGCCAACACTATTAGCTATCGGCGTGGGGACATCGGCCATGATTTTGTATAGTGTCTACTCTATCCGAGCTCTCGTCAATCTCATTTCTTTGGATCGGATTCCCTCTCCCATACTGAGGCTGTTCGTATGGTTCCGTCTTGCAACTTAG
- a CDS encoding glycosyltransferase family 4 protein: MKLNTGKVRVLYSFPHKLGADRICYTAWQQVNGLAAAGADLLVFPGALSRGVPANVRVQPTLARGRFRIPYKLLGSMRAFALHDYIVSRRIEKLAGQIDIIHAWPLGSLRTIKTASRLGIPTVLERPNAHTRFAYEVVQKECNRLGVSLPPNHEHAYKADVLAKEEMEYELTDCLLCPSEFVVRTFLDQGFKHKKLVRHIYGYDEKCFYPNSKPRERDRGLTMISVGVCAVRKGLHYALEAWLNSPASQNGSFLIAGEFVPAYRDKLAPMLAHPSVQVLGHRTDVPELMRSSDILVLPSIEEGFGLVCTEAMGSGCVPLVSDACTDICKHMENALVHHVGDVKALTEHITMLHHDRALLDKLRARGLSIGPSVTWSAAGVNLLQVYRDVIRTKVT, encoded by the coding sequence ATGAAACTCAATACGGGAAAAGTCAGAGTACTGTACAGTTTTCCACATAAGCTGGGGGCCGACAGGATCTGTTATACAGCCTGGCAACAGGTGAATGGTCTTGCCGCAGCAGGAGCTGATCTGTTGGTTTTTCCTGGAGCCCTCAGCAGAGGGGTACCCGCCAATGTCAGAGTTCAACCGACCCTTGCCCGGGGAAGGTTTCGAATTCCCTACAAACTTCTAGGATCTATGCGAGCGTTTGCACTTCACGACTACATTGTGTCACGCAGAATTGAGAAGCTCGCAGGCCAGATCGATATCATCCATGCCTGGCCGCTAGGCTCGTTGCGAACGATAAAAACCGCTTCGAGATTAGGCATCCCGACCGTTCTGGAAAGACCAAATGCACACACCCGATTTGCCTATGAGGTAGTCCAAAAAGAATGTAATCGCTTGGGAGTAAGCTTACCGCCAAACCATGAGCACGCCTATAAGGCCGATGTCCTTGCCAAGGAGGAAATGGAGTATGAATTGACCGATTGTCTCTTGTGTCCGTCTGAGTTTGTAGTGCGAACCTTTCTTGATCAAGGATTTAAACACAAAAAACTCGTCCGGCACATATATGGATATGATGAGAAGTGTTTCTATCCTAACAGCAAGCCGAGGGAACGGGACCGGGGATTGACCATGATTTCTGTAGGAGTATGCGCAGTGAGAAAGGGCCTACACTATGCTCTAGAAGCGTGGTTGAACTCCCCAGCGTCTCAAAACGGCTCGTTCTTAATTGCAGGAGAGTTTGTTCCTGCCTACCGTGACAAATTAGCACCGATGCTGGCTCATCCCAGTGTTCAGGTTCTCGGACACCGGACTGATGTGCCAGAGCTAATGCGAAGCAGCGACATTCTCGTCCTACCAAGCATAGAAGAAGGGTTTGGTTTGGTGTGCACTGAAGCTATGGGAAGTGGATGTGTCCCTTTAGTTTCCGATGCCTGTACAGACATTTGTAAGCATATGGAAAATGCATTGGTGCATCATGTCGGGGATGTTAAGGCCCTTACAGAGCACATTACGATGCTCCATCACGATCGTGCGCTGTTGGACAAGCTTCGCGCCCGAGGATTGAGTATTGGGCCGTCAGTCACGTGGAGTGCCGCCGGCGTAAATCTCCTTCAGGTATATCGTGACGTTATAAGAACAAAGGTAACCTGA
- a CDS encoding class I SAM-dependent methyltransferase gives MENKIIQDSNSSYYNMVKIEFLPLITEKPNSILDVGCGTGQFGRKLREMNKASELVGIELYAPAAVQAEKYYDKMYHDDVESLDLPYSEYFDYVICGDILEHLSDPWNTVSRIAKMLKKDGALICSIPNIRYWKIIADLTLYGRWDYTDSGILDSTHLRFFTKSTFFEMLHKANYKVEWEAMVVHGRKKVVDLITFGMFSEFLTTQIMVMAKKG, from the coding sequence ATGGAGAATAAGATTATCCAGGACAGTAACTCAAGTTACTACAACATGGTCAAAATTGAGTTTCTCCCTCTTATTACGGAAAAGCCAAATTCGATTCTCGATGTAGGTTGCGGCACGGGGCAGTTCGGCAGAAAACTGCGCGAGATGAATAAGGCTTCCGAACTGGTCGGCATAGAACTTTATGCACCTGCAGCGGTGCAGGCGGAAAAGTATTATGACAAAATGTATCACGATGACGTCGAATCACTAGACCTCCCTTACTCAGAATATTTTGACTATGTGATATGTGGGGATATCTTGGAACATCTTAGCGATCCATGGAATACGGTGTCTAGAATTGCAAAAATGTTAAAGAAGGATGGTGCCCTGATCTGTTCGATCCCTAATATACGATATTGGAAAATTATAGCGGATCTAACACTATATGGCCGATGGGATTATACCGATAGTGGGATACTTGATTCGACACACCTGAGGTTTTTTACAAAAAGCACCTTCTTTGAAATGCTGCATAAAGCAAACTATAAAGTTGAGTGGGAAGCGATGGTTGTTCATGGCAGGAAGAAAGTCGTGGATCTGATTACCTTTGGCATGTTTTCCGAGTTTTTGACTACTCAAATCATGGTCATGGCCAAGAAAGGGTAA